One window of Triticum dicoccoides isolate Atlit2015 ecotype Zavitan chromosome 5A, WEW_v2.0, whole genome shotgun sequence genomic DNA carries:
- the LOC119297093 gene encoding 60S ribosomal protein L6, mitochondrial-like yields MESKFFRFLKLVGVGFKARTEGEGRELFLKLGYSHEVQFTAPPAVRVFCFKPNIVCCTGLDKNRVHHFAGAVRNCKPPEVYKGKGILYINEVMHRRGMKRK; encoded by the coding sequence ATGGAGTCAAAGTTCTTCCGGTTTCTAAAACTCGTTGGAGTTGGCTTCAAAGCAAGGACAGAGGGCGAAGGCCGTGAGCTGTTCCTGAAGCTGGGCTACAGCCATGAGGTGCAGTTCACCGCCCCACCCGCTGTCCGCGTCTTCTGCTTCAAGCCCAACATCGTGTGCTGCACCGGCTTAGACAAGAACAGAGTGCACCACTTCGCCGGCGCCGTCCGGAACTGCAAGCCGCCGGAGGTGTACAAGGGCAAGGGCATACTGTACATCAATGAAGTGATGCATAGGCGTGGGATGAAGCGCAAGTGA